The sequence below is a genomic window from Vigna radiata var. radiata cultivar VC1973A unplaced genomic scaffold, Vradiata_ver6 scaffold_7, whole genome shotgun sequence.
ACATTCTTATTTAAACAACCATAAACCTAAACCAAGTATCCTCAAAATTGTGGTCTACAACGTTACTACTCACACTCAAGAGTTTCTGGTGTAGAGTGATTGTGATTTTACATTCTTCTCCCCACCAGTCTCTGTAGTTCAAAATTAACAAACtgaatcaaaaacaaaagtttgcTCTCTGATTTTTTCCCCTTCTGTCATAAGTTGTTCTCAGCCTACCAGCTCAAAGACTAATTTCATGTGATATCAGAAGAACTTTTTCACACCTTACAGAATAACATtgactttatattttgtttaagaaaagtAGACAGAAACCCAGTGGATTTTTTAACCGACACTAGCAATATATGATGTACTAAAATGAATGTTTACTCTTCCATCACGGTacattttttcttatctttactGTCATCAAAAGGCCACATCTTTATGTTATCCCCCACCCAACAAATAAGTGGGCCATAAATCTGACGATTTTTTCCTCGTGTATCATGGCGTACAAATTAGCCTTTCGAGAACAAGGTTTTGGTCTGTCATCTTGAAATGCAGAGTTATAATCATTTATAGAAACTAGGTTAATGATGGCTTCTGTCACCTTATTGTCTTGCTCTTGCCCAAGTCCAACATATATGAGTTAAAAAGATATGATTGTGGATGTTCTTTACTTAACAATTGTAAAAGCCATACCAGTGAAAAGACCTGCAAGACTCAACCCACGTGCTAATCCAGAACGGGTAAAACTCCAAGTGTTCCTGTTCTTTTGATGAGCCTCGGCCTATGACCTAGAAGCTAAAGGTTATTATCCCTACACTACAAACAACTGGCCTTAAGGGTATGTGAGCAGTTGCTGAAACTATGTAGTTTGCTTGATGGTATTGGCCTAAAGTAACAGCAAAAGACAAAGAAGCGTATCATGAAAGATATTTCGTATAATggaagaattataaaattattttgttggtATTTGATGCAGTGATATAATCTATGAAACTATTTTTTGACATAAGAACAATggaagaattataaaattatagtttatttcAGGGTCAAAGGGCTTCCCACTTGCTGGTTCCTCTTCATGTTAATAATTGGAATTATTTTTGCACGTTACATGATTTTCAGACTGCTTATAATGGATGATGCATATAATGACATGCTCATCTGTTTCCTACATGACCATGACAATGACAATGCCCCTTACCAAATCAAGAAACATAAATGCTTAAGCTGCAACTTATGCAATCGTTGTTTAGAAAATTAcagtttttaatttcataaccGGCATTTAAATTTTGGCCGTGTGACTGAAATCAAGCAAAATATTGGTCACAAACCATGAAtcaagtaaagaaaaagagggaCCCCAACAGCTAAAAAGAGTGAGTCACCTATATAATAAGCTTTCCTcggagtaaaaaaaaaaagtaggaaaaACAGCAATAATTGTAGAACACAAGTGGCCAAGCAGGAGTGTTGGAATGTTGTTGAGGACAAAGTACAGATACAAAAGATCACCACCAAGAAACATGAAAACACAAGAGCTTTTCATATGCAATCGAACTGTTCTGAACAAGATATTGTGGTTGTTTTGTTTGTGGCATGCGTGGAAGTTTTTACACCGATTAATTATCATGCACACAGACTTACATAGTCCTCACATACTCACATGCAAGCCGTTGGATAAGACTTGGCCctactttaactttttttcaagcGGTCCAAATTATGCACATATCTCACATAGTTTGTTTCCCTTTTGTACCCGTTTTGGATTCACTGGATTTGAACCTGGACCCACCCAAGACCCTGCgagtaagagaataaaataaagataggCATTAGCTGACCTATCAGATAGAGTGTTCTTCTGCATACGTTCTTATGTTTTCAACCACAACCCAACTTTGTTGTCTAAAACAAACACCCTCGTTGTGTCCCTTTGCTAAACTCTTCATATCTGCCAAACCAAAACTACTTACAAATCAGTTTTCATTGGCTGTAAAAATGGACATgcttaattacaatattttggactaatttgtataatatatgtatttcttCTCTTGAAGTGGGTGAAGGGTAAGAGGAAAacagaagaaataaaaaaaaaaaaaaaaaaaaaaaaaaaaaaaaagttataaaaagcTCTTGGCTAGTCTTATCAATACATCCACTGGTTTTTACTGTGTGAAGATACTGATTCTCCAATTTCTTGGGCCAGCTGAATTCCATGGTTACTAAGAAGACAAATCATAATAATTCTATTTCATTTCGGCAAGATTTTGATGCCAACTGGCACTACCCCACCTAATACCTTCCATTGTGCTTATAAAAGGAGCACACATTGCTACCTCTCAACATATCAGCTCTTCCTTGAGTCTGATCATTACACACACACTCTTCAGCCTTCACAACACCTTTGCTACCGACTCAGTCTCATTTAACAtcttcatttcttttccttcctgaAACAAATGGCATCAAGTTCAATGTCAGCCTCAGGCTCATGGAGTGTCAAGGACAACAAGGCCTTTGAGAAGGCTCTTGCTGTTTACGACAAGGACACCCCCGACCGTTGGTACAATGTTGCCCATGCTGTTGGTGGCAAAACTCCAGAGGAAGTGAAGAGACACTATGAACTCCTTGTCCAGGATGTTAAACATATTGAATCAGGACGAGTGCCATTCCCAAATTACAAGAAAACTGCATCCTCTGATCAGGAGGAGAAAAGGTACCATTTCCTTTCATTACAAATACTTTAATCACTGTATGATTAGTTCATCATCTAATAAATCAACAAAAACTTGTTTTACTTATCTGACTTAGGAAAAACTTgtgacaaaaagaaaacagtGATTGCACAACAATAGAGGGCAAAGAATAATCTCTCAATCAAGAAAGAAGTTTATTTGCAATAGTTAAAATGATATCCACCAACCAACAACTTTTTAGATCTTCTTgactctaatattttattttccttttgacAGACTGAGGAATTTGAACCTCCAGTGACCCAtcggcaacaacaacaacaaattgattttctaattttcatCAACCAACATCTTCAGTTTCCAGCATCCCTGGTAGTACTACGTGGTGCTATGTCACACATAATTGCTAGTGCAATGGCACTTTAGGCTATTTTAGTCATAAGAATCATATCTCCCGTGATTCCATCTTGTATTTTCTTGTCGTTGAAGCTGCCTCTAAAAGAGTCAGTGACCGTTTCAGTTTCTAGTcctaaataaatttataattttatcgtATGTTTAATTACTATAACGTACGTCAGTTACCTTGTTCTTCAATAACAGAGAAAATAGTTCCCTAGAGGAACCTATATATGAAGGATGAACAAACAATAAAtgcagaaaaaataattatcatgaAAAATAGGTACATTAAACTCTTACTAGCAGGATCTTTGCTGATCTTGATTCTTTCATAATTATAGCTGGAATTACTCAGACATGAACTCTATGAAACCACTGCATTTAACactcaaatgaaaaagaagcGGGAAAAGTTGTTTTGAAGGTTTAATACAGACCTAATTAAGGTTTAAACACTCTCATTAAAAACATGATTAGTAAGGACAGTTTGTCATTGTTTTAATATAACTGTTTAGTTCTTTGTAAGTGAAGTAAGATGAATTTAAGACAATGGTTTTATAGTAAGTCTTTAGGAAGTTTGTTCATCCTGTAGTACACAATCATTGCTTGAAGGAGCTTTCTAACAGTAGACAAAATATGGGAAttgaaaagaaacttttttttcctCGTAGTcaataaataagttatataaattacaagtaaattaaatttaaaaaacccATTTTCCATCAACCTTCGCTTTTCTTGTTCTCTCTATTGTTGCATGTCTCATTCAGGGgggaaataattttatatttggaaCCCATAACGTCATTTCCTTCTTATTCTCTTTCGCAAATAAGCAGTTGAATTTGGTATTTTCTACCTGtctaataatcattttaataatgccaaaaatatgaagaaggagaagaagaaaaatgtttaagaaGAACCAGATTTCATGGCGATATTTTCTTTATCGTTGGAATAGTGTTATAGTCGTACGCTTACCCTCTATTATGTATTTCACTGCTCATAGATGTTGTAAAATCGTTCACGTGATTATACAGTTATGTTGATGAAACATTTCAGCTGTttatagtaataaaatcaatttttgttcCGTAGATTAAGGCTTACGCATAAGCAGAAAACAAATCACGAAAGTTGTAATTATAGTAAGTATGATCCTGTTGGAGAGGTTAAAGCGAAGTAAGAAAATCGAAGTCCATTAAGATAGACATAGCCATAGGTTAGttcaacaaccttttccttACAACTCTATAATACTAATGGTCCCCTTAATTGggaacatttattttctttttaaaagttatCGCAATTGCAAAAACctatgtttgttttgtttttttgtcaaTAGTTGTAGGGAGATGGGGAACGAGCAAGGTTACCCAATGGAAAATAGAATGCATCCTTCATTCTTGTGGGGGTAATGTGATGTAAATGATTTTACCATTCCTCCTTAATATCGAGGGAAGGCTAAAATGCTTTAAAGCAAGGAATATATTGGTAACCTAACCcatattatatgtaattattagaggataaaatgttaataagtaaattttatggTTATGTTTTAAATCAAGAGATATATAGATAACCTAACCTATATTATAGGCATAAGAAGATCATTATAGTTGAATAAGTTGATTAATTAGAggtcaaaatattaataattgaactttaagactaattaaaatttataaaattaaattgtaaaataaaatttacacttatttatgtaatataaattagttttatttttagttgatataaGACTTTCAACTCAAATATGTAAAGTATAAGATTAATGaaccaaatttattataataattaagaaatctcAAGAAAAAGACTTATCCTTATAGAAATTTCgtaatataagtaaaaaaatgtaGAGTGTAAGATGGGATTAGATAATGTTTTTGttagaattaattaatgaattaattttattatctgattcatttgaaatattatgatggtttaaatatgatttaataaaatgtaaaaaactattaattattatgaaaagttataataaaataaaataaaaaccaacttggacattgatttataaaaagaattaagatTTTGTCTTTGGCCATAAgattatttcataataaacaATCAAGAAAGtgtaagagaagaaaagaaagataaaaagatatattgaaaaaaagaatgttGAAGAATAGATtgaaaaagggttaaatatgtttttagtccctatactttggagcaattttggttttagtccctctttcaaactatggtacaatttagtccttcaactttagaaaactctggttttagtcctttttaccaaatttttttaactttatttgttgtttcaaacgcgtttctcagttaacattgaagcaaaaatatgtcaaacaatgtaaacaatccaaatgctataatgaaacatgcttgaaacaacaaataaagttaaaaaaaattggtaaaaatgactaaaatcagagttttctaaagttgaaggactaaattgtaccttagtttgaaagagggactaaaaccaaaatcgtcccaaagtatagggactaaaaacatatttaacccattgaAAAACGCATTTTCATTCAATCTAGATAAAGTTGATATCCTAATATGATTTGTGTATGAATGTATGAGAATTATAAGTCTTAATGTTCTAAAGTAGTTTTTAGCATGAATTAGAAACATAGaaaaactacaaattaatttacatgGTATCAAAACATATGTtgttaaatatatgattattctATTATAGTGTTTCTTCAgtttaagtttttcttcaacATTAATATGAATCCTAATTTTTGTTGTCCTCAGATAAatcttaattatgattttagagTTATTCTCTAAAATTGAGGAAAACCTAAGTTTTATGTTGTGTAATCATGTTTTCTGTCATCAAATgtttaaattccaattttaattgGAATTTTCCTCCACATCACGACTGGGATTTTGATCGTTATTGAAATTCGAATTTAATGAAAACCATGAATTGGGATATAGAATTAGGATATAAAATCCTGTtaggaaaatgagaaaattcaatattttcgttttgaaataattgaattgaattgttgGTTTTATTTCCTTGTGCACATTGAATTGTGTGACATTGGAAGTTAATTGCAAATTGAAATGGCTTATGTAAACCGTGTTACGTGAATGTGCAAttgaattggtttttttttttttcgctgtgctttaattacaaaattaaaagttacGAATTGAGGTGGATTAGAAAACCCGTATTTGAATTGGATGACAAAATTCACTGTTGCGCGAAATGAAAATCAAGAACTTGGATTGAAAAATCAATCCTATAAGGTAAATTGACATTATGGGtttcaattttatgaaatataataatttattatgtgaatactgtatatttatttaaaatcaaggaaaatgctaattaatgatattatttatttgagatCAAGCATgataaattttgtgaaaattttaaaagttatttgattttaattttttatttaattttatgaatactTGATTTATAggttaattaaagttaattgtTATAAGACATTTCTAGATCCTTCAAAGATTGATTAGTTGTTCTTATAATTAATGAG
It includes:
- the LOC106753857 gene encoding protein RADIALIS-like 3, whose protein sequence is MASSSMSASGSWSVKDNKAFEKALAVYDKDTPDRWYNVAHAVGGKTPEEVKRHYELLVQDVKHIESGRVPFPNYKKTASSDQEEKRLRNLNLQ